The genomic stretch TTGTCGCAGCCAGCCAACAGTTCTCACACAGTTTAGGGTCATGCCGCAACCAGATACTGTTCCTTAATGGGCATCTGACGAATGTCACGCAGTAGTCTACCTAGATTTATCACTAGGCTTATCACAGTAATTCATTTATCATGTGTGCCTCAAGGCCccagttggtggagggaggggtAAGGATATCTCCCAACGGCACAATCTGACCGGCCCCGATATCAAAATCGGTAGTCATCGCCAGTCATGTCTCCCACCCTGCGAGCTGTGTGCCTGGCACTATCTCGAGGGACGCCGCGGTAATTCATGATACATGGGCCACCTGCTCCAGTCAGGGGTGCCGCAATTCCTGGTCAGATACCTGTCACGACGTCAACAAACGACGCGCACCTATAGGGCTCCTCTAAGGCATATTGGAGAAAACCGGGGCCAAGGCTCGCAGACTAGAGGGAATAATCTGCAAGAACTGCACAGCCATCACAGGAACGCTGGCCTTGGTGCCTTGGGCTGACCAATACCTGCGGCAGAGGAGCTAAACGCAGTTGGTGATATCTGCCAGACATGAGTGAGGTCTTTTCCACCATCGGAGGCCTGAGGGGGATCGCACGATAGCACAACGCTCTCGGAACCCGGATGAAGTGAGACTATGCGGTTCCTGCCTTATGGCGGCCCCATTTTTATGGTCATGTTGGTGTGATAATGGCACAGGGTTTCCACTGCCGGCTAGTCTAGCGTTCGGCAGTGCAAGACAGCAAATCTCCGCCTATCGATTTCTCGTGTTCTTCATAACCACCTAAGCTGGAAAGCTCGGGGTCAACTCTAATTGATTGACAGTCGAACTCAGAACTATTGTACCGCAATGCGGCGCCATCCATTagggagaagatgaacaTCCTATAGTCAACGGCAGTCACATTTGGCCCTCTCAGCCGCTGAGCATCCGCGCCACATAGTGGACGGTCGAGCGATACGGCGCGGAGACAGGGGGCGCTAAATCTGCGACAATCAGCACCTCAAACGGTGAGGCACGGCCTCAATTTAGCCGCCGTTGGCTTTTGCGCCAGAACATAGTGGATATTAAGAAGTTCTTTGGCTCCGAGTGTTTGGGGTTTATCTTGCGGCAACTGGAGGCTCGGAGCACGTGATGGTGTTGCGCTGCGTTTTGAGAGCCGCTTGTTCAGCTTGACTCTTACacttcttttatttttctttttttgttttatgGCAGTTACTTTCCTTCCAGTTTTTGCTCAAAGATTCTTTCAAAAGTGGTTTTTATTCTTGCAGATTCAACGGGCGTTTGGCGAATGTTGTCACGGTCTACTCCCGGAATATCCCAGGTCTTGCAGCACATCGCAAACTACCTAGCTCCTACTAGGGACTCAGATCGAACcatctacggagtactacacGTACTGTACTGAATTTAGTCAGCCAACAAAACATAACAAACACCCCCCAGCTTGGATTTCCCCAAATTTGGCTGAAACTACCCCTTGCTTAGGTAATCTAACTTATCCCTTACCGTTCGCATGTCTTCTAGAAAGCGTCAGGGAAAAGTGTCAATACAAGCATGCTGCCAAGCGGGCGAGACTCATTGGTTGGGTCATGTGCTCTGAATAGTCGCTTGATAAGGAATGTGGGAGGCAAACCCCAAAGAAGCATTCTATACACCGTCGACCCCTTCTGGGTATGCGGAGTGACCCCTCGGCCTATCGATCACCGATAGCAATCCAATAGTTCCGGCAcgtttcttggcttcgctTCCTGGTTGCTGATCACCCGAGGCTGATTTTTCGGGTCGTATCGGCCCAGATGCTTGTACAAGGGACAACACCTCAGCTTGCGCAACGAACGGCCAGCTTCGGCTTGGCAGGCCACTGGGGATTCCCCCGGATACTTGAGGGAGCTATGCACATATTGGCGACAACTCACCGGGTCTTACCTGAGCCAAGAGTCTTGAGGGAAGGGGGGATCTTCCAACAATGACGTTCTCTGCCCCGCCGAGACATGAAAGAATGTTCGAAACATGTGAATTACAGCGTGTCCCGGTCCACCTCGGGGAAGCAGATTGGGATGTTCAACCTCTCTAATCTGGGACTCTCCACTATCTCTGCAGGTGGGATGGACACAGATCGACGTCCCTCCCGGTATCATCCATGAACCTTGTCGacccctcttcccttttgaGTATCTTGGCTGTTTCCCTCTCATGTATAAATAGGTAGCCGCGTCCAACCGAGAAATCTCTTCAGATCAATCtcaatcctcttcctcttctctatCAGTTCAAAGCTCTTTCAGTATTTCAAAGACTTCAAAGCCATCTACACTTCCACTTTATCTCTTCTCAAAAGACAAACCAGATACCGATctaccttcttcaagatgtaCACCTACACTCCTACCCACAAGTTCCTCGTTCTCTCTCCCATCCACTCTGGTCCCATGAATGACCAGGCTGAGAGCAAGGAGCCAACTCAAGTCCGTGAACGCTCCAGCAGCCAGTCTTCCACAGCCTCTGCCGGATCGCAGCTGAGGGGTGCCTTCTCCCCTCTCCCCGGTGGCTTCCTTTACCTGGGACACGAGCAAGACAGAAACTAAATTCTGACGCCACATAAGCTTGCGCACGCCATCCCACTTCACCAATCGCGCTGGACACGATACATCTGCAAGCGCCTCAGCCCAAATTCACCCTGCACCGGACGAAGGGAAGGAGCACTAGCGGTTTCATTTCTTTATTGTTTTCAAACATCAGTTTCTTTACGAGATGGTTCCTTATCTCTTTGAATGATTTTTCTGTTTCGGTGTTTACCTCTTCACCACATCAATGATACCACACTGCCAGGGAAAAAGGGGGttgaaagtgaagaatgaAGTGAATGTTTgccaaggagatgttgatACTTGCCAAGCCCTGTGCAGTGAAATTCAAATTCAATAGGCTGTCCTGTGTTGTTCCACAGCCAAGCAATGATAGATTCAAGATCGACTTCGTCTATTAACCTGCCAAGATCCCTTGTTTGTATCACGTATACTTCATAAAATGTgaagagtaaaaaaaaaaaaaaaggacgaaGCTCTCCCCCAGGGTCCTCGTTCTCCGTAACCCCAAGTAGGCAAAAGCCCGCCGTGGAGTAACTCGAAGTGGGAAAAATCACCAACGCTATCTCAAGCTTACTGTAGCTTACTGAATCTACCAATCAATCCGTCCCGATCATCAGATCCTCGACTTCCAGGAGACACGCACCACCTATTGATAATATCGGTAGGTTATTGCGATAACCTAAAATTCTAGATTGTCGCCTTTCCCGCGGAAACACTTACCCCGCCAAGTTAAAACACCCACACTCGTATCCTTTatgggaaaagaacagaaagaaaggaaagagagaaaaaaaaaaagtcaaacaATCAAACAATCAAACCGGAAATTGCATCATCGTCATTATCACTGATAAGCCGAAGCCAACCTGGAGGTGGAGTGTGGGATCGACAACCTTCCAGACCTGGAGGGTTGTCGGTGTAACCCAACCTCCCTCCAAATAACTATGCAAGAATGCTTTATTCGTTATCTTtactttcttggctgttATGTGTACACCCTTATTGCATAAGCTGGGTGGCACATTATTTTCTACTGTGTGCATACGTACGTCTGTGGGCATGCTGTGCTCATCGCTTAACGCAGATCAGATGTATCATACTTAGGGTTCGTACTTGCATGTTTGCCAAGATGGGTGGAGAGGTCATGGGATTGGGGCTGAGTTGTACGGAGAATTGTATATACTGCAGGATAACATCAtagtttgtttttcttttttgtttatttgtttttaCTTACCAGTACTTACTATGtttttctccttgagctAAGACATTGGAAGATTAGTAAGATTTGGGGTACCGATGCTCGAGGGTTGTTTCGAATTAGACTCTGAACAGCTTCATAAAAGTCAATTATATACAGCAATATCTCATTTACCTTCCCCCGTAACTACTTCATACCAGTAGTTATTAAATCAGCTAGGAAACACTCACTATAGACTTGGTGCTTAGGAAAACTAATACATCTTACAGCTCCGCCCACCCAAGGTGATCTTTCTATGCCCGGGTTGGCGGGGACTGGACTATAATGAGAAGTACAAGGGTCGTTCTGAAACACTTATCTAGGCCATAAGCAAGTGGCTATGGAACGACTGTCGGAAAGCTATATTGAATAAGATATCGATATCTGCTTTGGAGCTTAGGTCCAGTAGCTTGTTATCCGCCCCAACTGTTGGTTTAGTATAACCCTCAAAGGTATTCCCTGCTCATCTTGACAGTTTATATATAGCAAGAGGAAATAtctgttttttcttctgaagGTAGCATGCACCAGTAGCTGACCACtgagtactagtagtgtGGGACCATAAATGAATATGTTAGTAAGATGTTGGATGTTCGCACACCTAGGTGCCAACGTTCAACGATATATACCCGGCGATTTTAACACTCTTAGTTGAATCGCATATACTGCCCTCCGATATCACCTAATCTGAGTGTGGCCCATAACTATGCCGATGAAGCTTTTTGACAGTGGActatgtttcttttttttggtgaGCTTATATCACTTCGACTGAAAGCTATAGTACATCCCCATATTCTCGATGGCTCGATAAGCTCCTCAGATGGACACTGCACCTCCCCACCTAGTCATCAAACCATGCTGAGCCTCACTGAACAAGGACCCCACCCTGTTAATTAGATCAAAGCACGGACATGTTGTTCTTTGCTAATAAAATCAATCTGATAGATAATGGGTAGAAGACTCAGGATCACAAGAAGAGCCCCATAGATCGACCAACCTGCCTATCTAATATCTCTCCGCCTCTACCAAAAATATACTAATGACCACAACCCCATGTCACTACCTCAAATATAACTTACTCTTACACAAACAGCATATAAAATGAGCCTAACTTACACTATATAATAGAGAGATAATACACAAAGTACAACCCAAAGCCAACAACCAACGCTTAGATCTATAAATATCAGCAAATGGCCCGAAAACTCAAGATCCCTGTCAATCTGGAGATCCTCTTCGCCGAGATTCTTGGCTGACATCTTTCCCCAACGGCCTCGTCCAACAATGGAATTACAAATGAGCCTGAAAGAAGTCATGTGGTATCCATTGTGAAAGATTGTTATGCCCCAAAATTGGGTCCAATATTGGTTGTACATGTTGTTTCCCGTTGTTCTTGTGACTTACTTCCATTCGTTTGTATGGGGCCAAAGACATGCTCCGCCCCGTTCGCCTCGGCGCTTAGTGTTCACTATAGATGCCGTTGCGAAAACAGTTAACGGGAGAGTTATTACTTGAGGATCTATTCATAGATCTCCGAGACGGTGTTAGGCAGTGTAGGACTTTCAGATAGAGTTACGAAATCTTCCAATCAAGATGTTATTGCACTAAAAGTAAACATGCGGGGATTTGCCATAGTACAGAAGCAGATCAGCATAAGCCCCGGCTCCATGCATATGCTCAACCATGAAAGTAGTCACCGCTATCAAACAAAAATCGGTATATCTAAAGGGGGGATATGGGGAAGACGACCATGAGTCGCACGCGAGAGGTCTCCAATGGATAGTAAACATATTAAATTACCCTCAAATAGTCCTGCTCAGCTAAGATGTCCGCCGTGTCATATCAAAAACCCCTCTCTCAGGAGGACCGTGACTTGGTAACAGTGAAgacaagaagcaaaaaaagctgctcaaaataaaaagaaaaatggacgGGATCAATTTACAGTCAGGGCTATAATAacagggaaagaaacaaaatttGAACAAAGGAACTAAAAAATTTATTctgacaaaggaaaaataaaataaataaaataaaaggcTAGACATGGATATGTATGCGGGAACAAAGGTTGCTGGTACAAGAGAGGACAAACCGATAGCTGCAACAGAAGGGGACGAAAGCTGCTGGGTATCATGGGGTATCCAAATAGCCTCTCTGTATTGTTGGGAATCTAAGAGCCTGGTCGACTCGAATCCTCCTTCCAAGTGAGATGTTCAATCGAGATGCGTGTGGAAGCTCTAAAGTCCTGTGTGGACGACACGGCGTCTGGGCAACGTGTGGTGGGATGTGTCAAAAGTTGTTGGACCCCTTCACAAAATTCGAGTCCCGTAATACAGGGGTGAagccaacaacaagaatAGCCTGTTTGTCTTGATTGGTGTTGCATGGGAACACCAAGATGTCGACATGTTAACCTATGGGGTTGGTCGAAgagaaataaagaaataaacaaagatGCTCTTAATCTACCTGTCATCGGCAGCCCTCGACTTCGCTCGTCGACGGAAGAAATCCATCACTTTTCTGGCCGCACCAGAGCTGCCGGAATGGTGTGATGAATCGCGCTCGTACTCATAGGCATCGGCAAATTTCCGATGATTTTTCTGTAGGACACTGGCCCCTCTTGTAGGTCGGGAAACTGACGTAGATTGCCGAGGCGCGCTGTCATATGGGCCATTGTATTCTTCGTAGTAATTTGGTGTCGAGTGGTTGGCGTATTGGTTCCGGTAATAGTGATCGTTGTCGTTCTGGTACACCTGCTCAGCCGAGTAGGACGTTGGTTGATACGTCGCAGATTGGGTTCCATGCAACACCGCAAACTGCTCATCAATACGGGCCTGGTAGTTGATGGGCTCATCTTGGACGAAGACCTCATCTGCCGGTGCCCCTTCTGGCATGACTCCTATTGCATCTTGTGTTCCGTGGCTGGTCGCACGTGCGCGGGGTCGTAGTTCCCCGGTTGATGGTTTTTGCTGAGCCCGATTATCCGTGGAGCGATCGACTTGTGACTCTTCATCGGGGGTCTGAGATCTGCTCGAAGAAAGACCCTTGAGAGAGAATGATGCCGGCAAGAGGGAGAATCTACGAGGCCGACTCTCACCACCTGTTTCGCTCGTCTTCCGGTTTGATCCATATTGCATGGACCGCCGTGAATCCATAGACATCCGGGGCATATCACCACCATACGGATCTTTCATACTTGTAGGAGGATAACGTTTGCCGCTTTTTTGACGAGCATTTGCCTGCCCACCACGTCCTCCAAAAATGGACCCAGACCGCCCGAACAATTTCTCGCCAATCCCTGAGACAGTATTTGATCTCTTGTGGCCTTTCGGGGGTTCTTGTCGGGGGGTTGTATTGAACTTTGCAGGAAGAGCCTGGGTGCTCGGACGACCAATCGACGCCGCAGCCGGTTGGGAAGGATCCTGAGGGATGGGGTTCGAGATGACATATTGCTTGCTCTTCGGTTGTGCCAGCCGACCATGCGCATTGGTTGCCGCTACAGTGGGAGCTACGGGCTGTCCGTAGGATCCTCGCGATGGCAAACGACCGGTATTGAATGAAGACATGGATGCACCAGTGGTAGGCCGCATGGAATGTGGTTGGGGCATTGTCCCCGCTCCCGTAAGTGCTGTCGAGTCCGAAGTTGAGCGAGGCAAATGCCCAGATTGCGGGCGCTGTGCCTTTGAGTCTCCAGCCTGTGCGCTTGGCGCCATAGGCGCGTCTTGCGGTACGCCACTGGTAGGTGAGACAGTCTCAGCATCTCGGCTATTTGACCTTGCTCCAGTGGGCACATGTTCAGCAGTTTCAGCAGCACTCGATGGGCCCGCCGTGGCTGATCCCATGCCCTCCCCTCTCGTAGTCTGAGACGAAGGAGCAACATATTCGACCTGGACGGTTCTCCGTTTCGTGTCCCGGGGAGTCTTAGAGCTTTCGGCAGGTTGTTCCTGTGAGATATTGCCAGCATGGTGAACAAGAGCACCCAGAGAGGGGACTGTGCTTTGGTAGGTTTTGGGAGGCTCTCTAACCGACGCGCTGCGCCCGAGGGATGGGGCCTCTTTGGGTTGTTCTGATCGAGGCAACGAATTAGCAGGTAAACAGCGTACATGTCCCGAGAGCGTCGTACCATGAGAAACAGTCGTAGTAGCAATATCAGCAACCTTGGTTGTACTGCTAGTTATGTGTGACACAATGTGCGAGTACTCGTTAAGCCAGCTATGCCGTGCAACCTCGAACAAATCTGCTCGTTTCCGCGGATCTGGAACCAATATTCGTCTCAAGAGATCACGGGCATGTGGAGTCACGTACTCGGGGAACGTGAGAGGCGTCGTGACAATATACTTATAGAGGAGGTTGATATTATCACCGTCCGGATTGGCGGGGTCATCATCGAATGGCAGATAGCCAGCAAGCATTGCATACTAAGCCGGCAGACATATTAGCTTCTTCAGCGTGTAGGGAGGATttaaacaaaggaaaaacgCTATCGGCCCAGGTTCTTACCAAGATGACACCGCAGCTCCAAACGTCCACTTTGCGTCCGGTATACAGCGAATCGCTAACAACAAGCTCTGGTGCAGCGTAACAGGGACTCCCACAGCTAGTTTGCATCAAATCACCACGCCTTAAGCCCTTCGCATTGGGCTTGTCAAGTCGCATCCTCTTTACAAACTCCTTGTTCGTCAGATTATATTCGATCTCCTCTCCTAGCTCATCCAGCGGATCGAAGGTATTTGCGAAACCGAAGtctgtgatgatgatgttacGGTTTCGATCCAGCAGTAAGTTTTCAAGCTTTAGATCTCGATGGACAATGCCCTTCTTGTGGAGGTAGCCGACACCAGATACCAACTGCGCAAAGAGACGTCGAGCAGAATTGTCTTTGAGATACCGGTTATTCAAGATATGATCGAAAAGTTCGCCCCCGGACGCATATTCCATGATGATACCAATGTGCTTATCGGTCTCCACCATTTCATGTAACCGGACGATGTTGGGATGGGAAAGATCGCGCAAGATCGAGATTTCCCGATATATCTTAGGTAGCCGGCTGGGGTTCGATCCAAGAGACTCCCTCCGGATCAGCTTGATAGCCACTTGAATACTGCCATCCCTCTTCCACCCCAGCTTCACTTTCCCGAACTCACCCTCTCCAAGCGTTTGACCCAAAATGTACTGACCGAATGTTGTCTCCTTCCGCTTAATCGAATTCTCGTTGTAATCATGCCGACTCCGCAGCCCGCCGCGACCTCCATCATCCACGCCGTCACTACCCACCAAGCCCAGCCCAGGGGTTGGAGTACCATCAGTCGACGGAGATACTGATGTACCGGCTTGTCGGACCTGTTCTCGCTCGATGTCCACCGATGGGTCGCTCACTAAGACTTGATTGATCAATGTGCTCGACTCTTTGACCAAGGTCCCTTGGCCCGGGAACGCCTCCGCGGGGTTTCCCGAGCGCATGGGcgcagaagacgaagctgCCGGGCTTCGACTATTCACCTCTCCCGTTCCTCCAGACTGGTCTTCGGACGTTCTCGGGGCTGGTCTCCGGGACCGTGAgtcctctcttctcctttcgCGGTGGTCTGTGCTCCGCTCGTCACCTTTGCTCTTCCCGTGGCGCGATCCTGGGGCCCTCTCGCTTGAGCCGTGACTCCGCTGGGTTGAAGATGTCCTCGGTGGTGGAACAGGCGGTGCACCGAGAAGGTCCGGGTATACGGTGGATCGGTGGTTG from Aspergillus oryzae RIB40 DNA, chromosome 1 encodes the following:
- a CDS encoding putative serine/threonine protein kinase (Kin4) (serine/threonine protein kinase), which produces MRSGNPAEAFPGQGTLVKESSTLINQVLVSDPSVDIEREQVRQAGTSVSPSTDGTPTPGLGLVGSDGVDDGGRGGLRSRHDYNENSIKRKETTFGQYILGQTLGEGEFGKVKLGWKRDGSIQVAIKLIRRESLGSNPSRLPKIYREISILRDLSHPNIVRLHEMVETDKHIGIIMEYASGGELFDHILNNRYLKDNSARRLFAQLVSGVGYLHKKGIVHRDLKLENLLLDRNRNIIITDFGFANTFDPLDELGEEIEYNLTNKEFVKRMRLDKPNAKGLRRGDLMQTSCGSPCYAAPELVVSDSLYTGRKVDVWSCGVILYAMLAGYLPFDDDPANPDGDNINLLYKYIVTTPLTFPEYVTPHARDLLRRILVPDPRKRADLFEVARHSWLNEYSHIVSHITSSTTKVADIATTTVSHGTTLSGHVRCLPANSLPRSEQPKEAPSLGRSASVREPPKTYQSTVPSLGALVHHAGNISQEQPAESSKTPRDTKRRTVQVEYVAPSSQTTRGEGMGSATAGPSSAAETAEHVPTGARSNSRDAETVSPTSGVPQDAPMAPSAQAGDSKAQRPQSGHLPRSTSDSTALTGAGTMPQPHSMRPTTGASMSSFNTGRLPSRGSYGQPVAPTVAATNAHGRLAQPKSKQYVISNPIPQDPSQPAAASIGRPSTQALPAKFNTTPRQEPPKGHKRSNTVSGIGEKLFGRSGSIFGGRGGQANARQKSGKRYPPTSMKDPYGGDMPRMSMDSRRSMQYGSNRKTSETGGESRPRRFSLLPASFSLKGLSSSRSQTPDEESQVDRSTDNRAQQKPSTGELRPRARATSHGTQDAIGVMPEGAPADEVFVQDEPINYQALSRPTRGASVLQKNHRKFADAYEYERDSSHHSGSSGAARKVMDFFRRRAKSRAADDR